The genome window GAACAGTATACTTTGCAGATGCAGCGCCAGCTTTTGGCGCAAAATGATAAGAAAGGACTTCTAAATTTAGAAGTCCTTAGTTTTAACCGTTTGGTTTATCGCCTGCAAAACGAGCTGCCGGCGGCCGGAAAGCTCGCCCTCAAGGGGAGCGGCCGGACGGCTTTGATTTATCGCCTGTTGGAAGAAGGCAAAGACCGCTTTCCGCTGCTGGCCGCCAAGCGAAAGAGCCATGCTTTTATCCAAAACTTGGCAAAACAGGCGACCGAGTGCTATCAGTATCAAATGTCCCCGGAAAAGCTGCGGCAGACAGCGGGCCAAATATCGGGTGAACTGCTGCGGGATAAGACGGCGGAACTGGCGGAATTTTTGGCGGCTTATCGGGCGGCTTTAAAAAAAGAATATTTTGCGGTAGAAGCTGCCCTGGAGGAGGTTTGCAGTTTGCTGCGGCGCCTGCCTTTATCCGGGACAGAGATTTTTGTGGATGGCTTTTACGGCTTTGTGCCGATTCAGCTGGAGATTTTATCTATTTTAAAGGAAAGAGCCAAGGCGGTGCATATTGCTTTTCCCTATGCATGGAAAGATAAGGCAAGTTTAAACTTAAATGATTTGCGCTATCCGGCGGAGCTTTATTTTGATGTCAAAAATGCAGTTAGTAAGCTGCGTTTGACGCCGGCAGAGGAAAAGATTACGCTGATTGCAGAAACGGCGCCGGGTATTGCGCCGGAGTTTTTAAAGATAGAGGCGGAGCTGTTTCAAAGCCCGGGGCTGCCTGCCGGCGAGGAATGCGGGCATATTCATTTGGCGGAAGCGGGCACGATGGAAGAAGAACTGCGCTATGTGGCCGAGCAGATTCTTTTTTATGTATACGAACGGGGATATCGGTTTCGGGATATTGCCGTTTTAGCCGGCAATTTGGAGGATTATGCCGAGAAAGCGGAACGGATTTTCCGGGAATACCGGCTGAGTTTTTTTCTGGATAAAAAGGAAACCATTCGCCGCCATCCGGTTATGACCTTTATTGAATCGGCGCTGCAAACGGTGCGGACGGATTTTCGTTATGAAGAATTGATGCAGCATTTGAAAAATACTTATAGTTACCTGCCGAATTTGGAACCGGAGCAAAGCGAAGCCTTGGAGGCGGAAATCAGCCGGCTGGATATTTATGCTGCCGAGCATGGCTTGCGGGGCAGTGCCGCCTATGGCCGGTTAGAGGGGCTGTCGCCGGAATTAAGTGAGATTTTGGCGGATTTAACCGAGCTATCCCAGGGACTGAAGCGGGAAAAAGACTTTGCCGGAAAATTGGCTGTTTTTCAAAATTATCTGGAAAAGCGCCGGGTATTTACTGCACTGGAGATGCAGGCCGAAGCGCTGGCACTGCGGGCCGATTGGGTCAAGGCCTCGCAGTACCGGCAGGCCGGGGAAAAATTACAGGAATATTTTGCGGAACTATTGCGCTTTATGGCGCTGCCGCTAAATGTAAGTACTGATGCGCAAATGGAAGCGGGAAGTGAGGAGCGGCCATTATTGCGCGCGGAGGGCAGAGAGTGGTCATCACCTGAAACGGGCAGCGCCAAACGGCTATCGCCGGCAAGGGAAAAAGCGGAGCGGTCATCATTGGGAGCGGAAAAAGTAGAGCGACCATCACCGAAAGCGGGGAGCAGTATGGATTCAGCCTTGCTTTCAACCGATGATTTTGCGGCACTTCTCTTAGCCGGAATGAGCGAGTTAGAGTATGCGGCAGCTCCGCCGGTGCCGGATCAGATTGTAGTCGGGAGTTTAGAGCATACCCGTCTGCCGCAGACCAAGATTGTTTTTGCGGTTGGTCTGACGGAAAGCAGCGTACCCAGCATTCAGCCGGATAACGGCTTTTTCTCCGACTGGGAGCGGCAGATGCTGAAAAAGACCGGGGCGGGTGCAGGACTGGCGGAAGACCGCCGCACCAGTATCTTTAAAGCGCAGCTGACCATTTTTATGAGCCTTTTAAGTGCGACCGAGCATTTGTACCTGAGTTATGCTGCTGCCGCTGGAAACGGCCGAAGCGAGCGGCCGGCTGATTTATACTATCAAATCAGCCGGATGTTTGCCCATAATGCGGTGAAGAACTTAAGCCAATGGTGGCAGGCTCATGAACAGGTGACTTATCCGGAACCGACCCTGGTCAGTTTTATAAAGCAATGCCATGACGGCGGGAGAAATCCCAATTTTTCAGCAGTTTATCAGAGTTTAAAAGCATCTTCACTGGGAGAGGCGGTTGGACGTTTAACCCGGCCGGTTTATCGGCCGGCGGAACAGATTGCTCCGGCGCTGGCCGCTCGACTTTATTCCGGTCGGCGGCGGATGAGCATATCGCGGCTGGAAAGCTATAACGCTTGTCCGTTCCGGCATTTTCTCAGCTATGGCGTGAAAGTCAGAGAAATTGTGCCGTATCAGGCGGAGCGGGTTGATATGGGGATTTTCCTGCATAAGGTGCTGGAAGCCTTTTTCCGGCTGAGCCGTAAGCAGAAAAAACAAGTTTTTGAATTGACCGCCGAGGAATATGATCAAATTTTAAGCGCGGCAGCGGCCGAAGCGCTGCAAAGTGACCGGCGCAATATTTTCGGCGGCAGCGCCCGGAACGGCTTTTTGGCCGAGCGCCTGACGGAGCTGGCTGACCGGGCGGTTAAGACCGTGCAGAAGCAAATGCAGCGAGGTGAGTTGAGTTTTTATCAGGAAGAAATTCATTTCCGGCCGGAGGACTGGGCGGCTCTTCGCTTTTTTACCGAGGACGGCGCAGAGTTTTTCCTGGAGGGCGTGATTGACCGGATGGATATCAGTCGGGAGGGCAATGTTGTTTATTTTTCGGTCTTAGACTATAAAACCAGCGAGCATGATCTGGACTATACTGCAATTTATTATGGTTTGCAGCTTCAGCTTTTGCTTTATTTGGAGGCGGGGCGGGAATATCTGCAAACCCGGCAGGAGCTGGCGGCGGTGCCGGTGGGAGCGGCGTATTTTCATTTAAAAGATCCGCTGTTTGTGCAAACTGAAATTGCCGGCCGGCCGGCTGAGGAAGATTTTTTAAAAGCTATGCGGCTTCGGGGCGTTTTTGCGGCGGAAAGTCTGACGCGACTTGACCGTGGGGCGGCCGAGGGGCAGCCGGTGGTGATGAATGTCCGGCTGAAAAAGGACGGCAGCCCTTATGCGGGCAATATGGTCTTAGCGGCGGACGAATTGGAGCAGCTGCAAACCTTTGCCCACCGGCAGGCGGAAACTGCGGCCGGCCGTATTTGGCAGGGGGACGCGGCGATTCGGCCGTATTATTATAAGAAAGAAACGCCCTGCACCTATTGCCGCTATGCCGGAATCTGCAAGTTTGACCGGCAGGAGCGGCCGTATCGGTATTTAAGTTCCAAAGGGAAAGAGGATGTGGTAGGGAATTTTTAAAAAATCCCCCCTTGCCAATTGACGTAAAGTATGATACAATACTTTACGTCTGTTTTTTAGGCTTCTTTTTTTGTGGCCGAAAAATAAGAATTTAGCAGCACTAATGAATCAATATTGGAGGTGAAAGGAATGCCAACATTTAACCAGTTAGTCAGAAGCGGAAGAAAATCCGCCGAGAAAAAGTCAACGGCTCCGGCGCTGCAAAGAGGATACAACTCTTTGACCAAAAAAGCGACCAAACAGTCCGCTCCGCAAAAGAGAGGCGTTTGCACTGCCGTTAAGACCGCTACTCCGAAAAAGCCGAACTCGGCACTCAGAAAGATTGCCAGAATTCGTCTGACCAACGCAATGGAAGTTACCGGCTATATCCCGGGCGAAGGTCATAATCTGCAGGAGCACAGCGTTGTTTTAATCCGCGGCGGTCGTGTCAAGGATCTGCCCGGTACCCGTTACCACATCATTCGCGGTACTTTGGATACCGCCGGGGTAGCAAAACGGAAACAGGCCCGTTCCAAGTACGGCGCCAAGAGACCGCAAGCCGGCAACTAATTTTCCGGCAAAAGTAACAAATCAGACAGGAATCAGAAATAAGAACTCCATAATTAGTGCTGGGATAATAGATATTATCGTTGCACGAACAGAGGAAAACTGAGTACCGATGAGTTAATAACTCAATTTCCCATGTTCGTCAGAACAGTCTTTTTTAGGCTCGTTGCTTCCAGAAAGGCTACGCCTTTCGGCGGCGGGCGGGAACGATAGGCAAATTGCGAAGCAAATTGCCGAAAGTGGAGTCCATGCACCCGCTCTTTGAGCGGGATAGAGTCAAAAAAGACTATGGGAAAATTGAGTCAATGATTATTAAGGAGGGAAGTAACGTGCCACGTAAAGGACATATTGCAAAAAGAGATGTTTTGCCGGATCCGATTTATGGTGAAAAAATCGTAACCAAGCTGATTAATAATATCATGCTGGACGGAAAAAGAGGAACGGCGCAGAAAATCGTATACGGAGCCTTTGAAAAGGTTTCGGAAAAAATGGGGAAAGAAGCAGTTGACGTCTTCCATGACGCATTAAATAACATTATGCCGGTCTTGGAAGTAAAGGCTCGCCGTGTTGGCGGTGCTACTTATCAGGTGCCGATGGAAGTTCGGCCGGACAGACGGCAGGCTTTGGCGCTGCGCTGGCTGACCCTGTATTCGCGCAAGCGCGGTGAAAAGACAATGGTTGATCGTTTAGCGGCTGAGCTGATGGACGCTGCCAATAATACCGGCGCATCGGTTAAGAAAAAAGAAGAAATGCACAAAATGGCCGAAGCCAATAAGGCATTTGCTCATTATCGCTGGTAAGCGACGGCAACTGATTAATTTTGTAAAAGAAACCAAAGGGAGGAAAAACTTTGGAAAAAAGACAATACCCATTAGAGCGCACAAGAAATATTGGAATCATGGCGCATATCGACGCGGGTAAAACGACCTTAACGGAAAGAATTTTGTTTTATACCGGTCGGACACATAAATTAGGCGAAACGCATGAGGGCGCTGCTCAGATGGACTGGATGGAGCAGGAGCAGGAAAGAGGCATCACCATTACTTCGGCGGCGACTACTTGTGCATGGAAAGATAACCGGATCAATATTATTGACACCCCCGGTCACGTTGACTTTACCGTGGAGGTAGAGCGGTCCTTACGCGTGCTGGACAGCGCGGTTGGCGTATTCTGCGCCAAGGGCGGCGTTGAGCCGCAGTCGGAAACGGTTTGGCGGCAGGCCGACAAGTATAACGTACCGAGAATGGCCTTTGTTAATAAGATGGACCGTTCCGGCGCTGACTTTTTAAATGTAGTCGGCATGATGAAAGATCGGCTGGGAGCAAACGCTGTGCCGATTCAGCTGCCGATCGGTAAAGAAGAAGACTTTGCCGGCATCGTTGATTTGATTGGGATGAGAGCCTATTATTACAACGATGATTTGGGCAATGATATTGCGGAAAAGGACATTCCCGCGGATATGCTGGATGAGGCTGAGCTTTATCGGGCGGAAATGGTAGAAAAAATCGCTGAAACCGACGACGCTTTGATGGACAAATACTTAAACGAAGAAGAAATCAGTGTAGACGAATTAAAAGCGGCACTGCGCCAGGCGGTAATTGGTGTTAAGATTATTCCGGTGCTGTGCGGTTCGGCTTATAAGAATAAGGGAATTCAAAAGCTGCTGGATGCGGTGGTGGCATATATGCCTGCCCCGATTGATATTCCGGCGATTACCGGCGTAAAACCCGGTACGGAGGAAGTGGTAGAGCGCCATTCTTCCGATACAGAGCCCTTCTCGGCGCTGGCGTTTAAGATTATGACTGACCCGTTTGTCGGAAAATTAGCTTTCTTCCGGGTATATTCGGGTACGGCCAATGCCGGCTCTTATGTTTATAACTCGACCAAGGGCAAAGACGAAAGATTGGGCCGTATTTTGCAGATGCACGCCAATAAGCGGGAAGAAATCGATAAGGTTTTCTCCGGCGATATTGCAGCGGCTGTCGGCTTTAAGCTGACCACCACGGGCGATACGATTTGTGATAAGCAAAATCCGGTTATCTTAGAATCCATGGTATTTCCGGAGCCGGTTATTTCGGTTGCAATCGAGCCGAAAACCAAGGCCGGTCAGGAAAAAATGGGTCTGGCACTGGCGAAACTGGCGGAAGAAGATCCGACATTTAAGACCTTTACCAATGCTGAAACAGGACAAACCATTATTTCCGGTATGGGCGAACTGCACTTGGAGATTATTGTTGACCGTCTGCTTCGTGAGTTCAAGGTCGAAGCCAATGTCGGCGCACCGCAGGTTGCCTATAAGGAAACTATTACCAAGGATGTTGATGTCGAAGGTAAGTTTGTTCGCCAGTCCGGCGGACGTGGTCAATACGGTCACTGTAAAGTGCGTTTTGCCCCGATGGACGTCAATGGCGAAAAAGAATACGAGTTTATCAACTCGGTTGTCGGCGGTGCGATTCCGAAGGAATATATTCAGCCGGTGGACAATGGTATCCGCGAAGCAATGCAGTCTGGTATCTTAGCCGGTTATCCGGTTGTCGGTATTCAGGCGGACTGCTACGATGGTTCCTACCATGAAGTTGACTCCTCGGAAATGGCCTTTAAGATTGCCGGTTCCATGGCTTTAAAAGAAGCAATGCGCAAGGGTAATGCAATTTTACTGGAACCGATTATGAAGGTTGACGTCAGTGTACCGGAGGAATATATGGGCGACGTCATCGGCGATATTAACTCGCGCCGCGGTCGGATCGAAGGTATGGATGCAGTAGCCGGAGCTCAGAATGTTCACGGTTTTGTACCGCTTTCGGAAATGTTCGGTTATGCAACTGACCTGCGCTCCAAGACGCAGGGACGCGGTACCTACTCGATGGAGTTCCATCATTATGAGCAGTTGCCGAAGAGCATTCAGGAAAAGATTTTGGCAGGTAAGAACGCAGAATAAATCAGCGTTTTGAATGATTTTGAGACCGGGATTTATAAAAAAGGCTGAATTCCTGTAAAAAATCAAGAAAAGGCTTGCAAAAAAACGGAATATAAAATATAATTTGAAATGATAGACAGCAACAACAAGGAGGATTATTGAAATGGGAAAAGCGAAATTTGACAGAGGTAATAAACCTCACGTTAACATTGGAACGATTGGACACGTTGACCACGGCAAGACCACTTTGACCGCAGCCATTACCAAGACTTTGCACGACAGACTGGGAACTGGTGAAGTTACTGATTTTGATAAGATCGATAAGGCACCGGAAGAAAAAGAGCGTGGTATTACCATCAACTCTTCGCACGTTGAGTACGAGAGCAACAATCGTCACTATGCACACGTTGACTGCCCCGGTCACGCCGACTATGTTAAGAACATGATTACCGGTGCCGCACAGATGGACGGCTCGATCTTGGTCGTAGCTGCTACCGACGGTGTTATGGCGCAGACCAGAGAGCATATCTTATTGTCGCGTCAGGTTGGTGTACCGTACATTGTTGTATTCATGAACAAGTGCGATGCAGTTGAAGATGAAGAACTGCTTGACTTGGTTGAAATGGAAGTTAGAGACTTGCTGTCCGAATACGGTTTCCCGGGCGATGATACCCCGATTATCCGTGGTTCGGCACTTAAGGCTTTGGAAGACCCGAACAGCGAATGGGGCGACAAGGTTTTGGAATTGATTGAACAGTGCGATCAGTACATTCCGGAGCCGGTTCGTGATACCGATAAGCCGTTCTTGATGCCGGTCGAGGATGTATTCTCCATCACTGGCCGTGGTACCGTTGCTACCGGTAAGGTAGAAAGAGGTACCCTGCATGTTCAGGACGAAGTTGAAATCGTTGGCTTGATGGATAAGCCGAGAAAGGTCGTTGTTACCGGTATTGAAATGTTCCGTAAGCTTCTGGACGAAGGCCGGGCTGGTGATAACATCGGCGTGCTTCTGCGTGGCGTACAAAGAACTGAAATCGAAAGAGGACAGGTTTTGGCAAAGCCGGGCAGCATTACCCCGCACAGCAAGTTCAAGGCTCAGGTTTACGTATTGAAGAAGGAAGAGGGTGGCCGTCATACGCCGTTCTTCTCCAACTACCGTCCGCAGTTCTATTTCACCACCACCGATATCACCGGCGTAATCAATTTGCCGGAAGGTGTTGAAATGTGCATGCCTGGCGATAACGTTGAAATGACGATTGAACTGATTGGACCGATCGCTATGGAAAAAGGCCAGAAGTTCGCTATCCGCGAAGGCGGCAGAACCGTAGGATCAGGCTCGGTATCCGAGATCATCAAATAGCGCGAAAAAAGCGTGAGTGCGATAAAAGCCAAAAAAGAAAATCCTATGTATATGGTTATATGCGTATGGTTTTCTTTTTTTGTGCTTTATTTTGCCGAAACTATTTTTTGATGTCTTTCGTGGTGTAGACAGAAAAGAAAAATAGCTATATATTCTGAAAATATTAAAAAATAACAAATATTCCCATACAAAAATTATTAGGAATAATATCTTTTGATAAAATTATTGACGAGCGAATAATGAAATGATAAAATGAATAAAAAATAATAACATTTCTAATAATAGACAGGAACAAATCCAATGAGTGCAGATACATTAAAAGGGAAGGTGATATTTACAATTGATAATAAGCATGGTGTTTTGGCATGTGGCAGATCAGATAAAGGAGATTCACAATTGCCGGGTTATCCAAATTATTATGTTGGCCATTGGCTGGCAATTGATGGATACCGTGATTATGGGAATATAATTTATATTGTTGATCCAGCGAAATCAGATGTAATATCGTGGTCTAAAAACATAAGTGCGTATTACTCGGTATCAGCAAAGAAATTAGCGAAATTTTGCGAAACCAGAGGAATTGTATATTGAAATTATGATAGAATGAATAGTAAAAAATGAGAGCTTAATAACTCGACTTTCCCTTGACGAAAGGTTTTGCTTTTCTGTTTGAGAGAATAACAGTTAAGGGATAATGTATGTTCTTGCATAAAAGCGTAGTTATTTTGAGAGAGAAAATTTTTAACAAACAGGGGAAAGTTGAGTTATTGTAAGCAGAGATTTTAACAAATACGTATTGTTTCAATGAAAATGATAAACATAAACTAAGGAGCGGAGTATGAAGCATAAACTATACTATCTGGCATGTATTTTGCTTTTCTTACTGGCAGCCTGTACCGCTAAAGAATATAAACCGGAAAAAGAACCGGGAAAGGAGAAACCAGTCAAAGAAGAACAAACTAAAGAAGAACAGGCCAAAGAGGAGCAAGCCAAAGAAGGCAAGACCGAGGAAGAAAAAAATGGGATGACAAGAGAAAATGTCGATTTGGACTATCATCTGCAAAAGCCGGTTATTTCTGCCCAAGAGGTTTTGACCTATCAGAAAATAGAGCTGCCCTCAAAAATAAATAATAAAAAAATGGCAGTTTTGGGGTTCTATGATGATGATCATTTTTTGCTGTCGCTGGAGAATATCACCGCTTTGGAAGAAACCGAATATGGCCTGCTGGATGTGAAGAGTCAAAGTTATCAGCCGCTGCTGTCGCCGCCGGGTAAGGGTAAGATGCTCGCTGGAATTGTGGCGCACAGCGAGGATTATATCGTCTATGTGGAGTACCATGGAAAAAGTGAATTTGACAGAACCAGTGAGGAAGAGGAGCTGCTGATGATTTTTTTAAAGGCCTATGACAAAAAGCAAAAGCAAATTGTGCCGATTCATGCTTACAGCGAGTTTTATCCGTATAGCGAGCTGCATTTTAAAAATAAAACTATCCTGATGGGGGATAAACTGTATTTTGATGATTTTAATGAAGCCGGTATGGACGCGGATTTATATTGCTATGATTTGACGAAGAAAAAAGTGGAAACCATGAAAAGCGGCTATCAAAATCCAGGGCTTTATCAGGGCGAGCCGGTTGCGATTGGCAGGAGCGGCGCGGAGTATGATACGATTTACCGGTTATCCGGCGAGAAAGTAGTGTCCCTGCCGGAAAATATCATTGAATTAAGCGTGGGCGAGCGGGGGATTTTTGCACTAAACAACAAAAACACCGATGAGGTTTTGCGGGTTACGACTTTCAGCATAAATGATTTGCTTTCTGGTGAGGAATTGCTGGAAACGATGGGCTCAATCAGTCAGCCGGATAGCAATCAGTATTATCTGTGTTGGCAAAATTATACCGACCAGCCGCCGATGTTGTACAACTTGGAAAAGGGTTGTTTTTTAGCCTTTGACGATTTGCCGAAAGGAATTTTTGGGTTTGAACTGCGAGGCAGCGGCGGCCTGCTGATTTGCTATGCAGAAGAAGGGACGACGTATTATCGCTTTGACCGGAAATGAGGGTTGCTTGTATTCGTTAGAGTAAACAGGAGCAGTTATGAAAAGTTTTATAAAAAACCATCGAACGTTGACCATAGGCTTAGGGATTGTTGCTTTACTCCTGGCCGTTTATTGGGGGGCATTTCATTATGTCCCCCCATGCGGCCGGGCGAAAAAAAGATAGGCATCGTTACTTCGGATCTTGATTCGTATAAAAGCAGCCTGATAATTTACAATCAAGACCTGAAAAGGCAAAGACAAAAATCCTTGAAGTCATTTGGGCATGCCGGCTTAGGTTTTAACTGTTACCGGCAGCCAATCAGTGACGGGCATTTTTTCTTAGAAGCCAATGGCATTTTTGGATTGTATTCGATTGAGGACTTTATCTCGATTGATATGGAAAAGGAAACGGCAGCGGCATACCCGGTTTCTACGAAAATGGGTCTTTTAGGAGTGGCGGCCAATCAAGACTACGCCTATAGCCTTACCAATGTAAACGCCGAGTCGGTTATAGCGCAGCATAGCCGCCGGGATAAGCAAGAAACGTACATAGCGAGATTTAAAGTTTATATCGAATTATTAGCGGCTTCGGAACGTTATGTTTTCGCGGGGGCGACGGACTCGTTTCAGGATG of Lachnospiraceae bacterium oral taxon 500 contains these proteins:
- a CDS encoding 30S ribosomal protein S12, translated to MPTFNQLVRSGRKSAEKKSTAPALQRGYNSLTKKATKQSAPQKRGVCTAVKTATPKKPNSALRKIARIRLTNAMEVTGYIPGEGHNLQEHSVVLIRGGRVKDLPGTRYHIIRGTLDTAGVAKRKQARSKYGAKRPQAGN
- a CDS encoding 30S ribosomal protein S7; protein product: MIIKEGSNVPRKGHIAKRDVLPDPIYGEKIVTKLINNIMLDGKRGTAQKIVYGAFEKVSEKMGKEAVDVFHDALNNIMPVLEVKARRVGGATYQVPMEVRPDRRQALALRWLTLYSRKRGEKTMVDRLAAELMDAANNTGASVKKKEEMHKMAEANKAFAHYRW
- the fusA gene encoding elongation factor G, coding for MEKRQYPLERTRNIGIMAHIDAGKTTLTERILFYTGRTHKLGETHEGAAQMDWMEQEQERGITITSAATTCAWKDNRINIIDTPGHVDFTVEVERSLRVLDSAVGVFCAKGGVEPQSETVWRQADKYNVPRMAFVNKMDRSGADFLNVVGMMKDRLGANAVPIQLPIGKEEDFAGIVDLIGMRAYYYNDDLGNDIAEKDIPADMLDEAELYRAEMVEKIAETDDALMDKYLNEEEISVDELKAALRQAVIGVKIIPVLCGSAYKNKGIQKLLDAVVAYMPAPIDIPAITGVKPGTEEVVERHSSDTEPFSALAFKIMTDPFVGKLAFFRVYSGTANAGSYVYNSTKGKDERLGRILQMHANKREEIDKVFSGDIAAAVGFKLTTTGDTICDKQNPVILESMVFPEPVISVAIEPKTKAGQEKMGLALAKLAEEDPTFKTFTNAETGQTIISGMGELHLEIIVDRLLREFKVEANVGAPQVAYKETITKDVDVEGKFVRQSGGRGQYGHCKVRFAPMDVNGEKEYEFINSVVGGAIPKEYIQPVDNGIREAMQSGILAGYPVVGIQADCYDGSYHEVDSSEMAFKIAGSMALKEAMRKGNAILLEPIMKVDVSVPEEYMGDVIGDINSRRGRIEGMDAVAGAQNVHGFVPLSEMFGYATDLRSKTQGRGTYSMEFHHYEQLPKSIQEKILAGKNAE
- the tuf gene encoding elongation factor Tu; its protein translation is MGKAKFDRGNKPHVNIGTIGHVDHGKTTLTAAITKTLHDRLGTGEVTDFDKIDKAPEEKERGITINSSHVEYESNNRHYAHVDCPGHADYVKNMITGAAQMDGSILVVAATDGVMAQTREHILLSRQVGVPYIVVFMNKCDAVEDEELLDLVEMEVRDLLSEYGFPGDDTPIIRGSALKALEDPNSEWGDKVLELIEQCDQYIPEPVRDTDKPFLMPVEDVFSITGRGTVATGKVERGTLHVQDEVEIVGLMDKPRKVVVTGIEMFRKLLDEGRAGDNIGVLLRGVQRTEIERGQVLAKPGSITPHSKFKAQVYVLKKEEGGRHTPFFSNYRPQFYFTTTDITGVINLPEGVEMCMPGDNVEMTIELIGPIAMEKGQKFAIREGGRTVGSGSVSEIIK